The Acanthochromis polyacanthus isolate Apoly-LR-REF ecotype Palm Island chromosome 2, KAUST_Apoly_ChrSc, whole genome shotgun sequence genome contains a region encoding:
- the LOC110962954 gene encoding calcium and integrin-binding family member 2-like isoform X2: MGNKQTTFTDEQLEAFQDCTFFTRKEILRLHGRYRELAPHLVPLDYTNNPDIRVPLALIVTMPELKENPFRDRIVQTFSEDGQGNLSFNDFVDMFSALCETSPRDLKTIYAFKIYDFNRDNFICKDDLQQTLNLLTKGELTEDEVLLVCDKALEEADLDGDSKLSFSDFQNMISKAPDFLRTSDHH, encoded by the exons ATGGGCAACAAGCAGACAACCTTCACCGACGAGCAACTGGAGGCGTTTCAG gacTGCACCTTCTTCACCCGGAAGGAGATCCTGAG GCTCCACGGGCGGTACCGTGAGCTGGCTCCTCATCTGGTTCCTCTGGACTACACCAACAACCCGGACATCAGAGTTCCTCTGGCGCTGATCGTCACCATGCCGGAGCTGAAG gaGAACCCGTTCAGGGACCGGATAGTGCAGACGTTCTCTGAGGACGGACAGGGGAACCTCAGCTTCAACGACTTTGTCgacatgttttctgctctttgtGAAACTTCACCCAGAGATCTAAAGACCATCTACGCCTTCAAGATCTACG ACTTTAACAGGGATAACTTCATCTGTAAGGACGACCTGCAGCAGACCCTGAACCTGCTGACCAAAGGAGAGCTGACGGAGGACGAGGTTCTGCTGGTGTGTGATAAAGCTCTGGAGGAGGCCGACCTGGACGGAGACTCCAAATTGTCCTTCTCTGACTTCCAGAACATGATCTCCAAAGCTCCAGACT
- the LOC110962954 gene encoding calcium and integrin-binding family member 2-like isoform X1 yields the protein MGNKQTTFTDEQLEAFQDCTFFTRKEILRLHGRYRELAPHLVPLDYTNNPDIRVPLALIVTMPELKENPFRDRIVQTFSEDGQGNLSFNDFVDMFSALCETSPRDLKTIYAFKIYDFNRDNFICKDDLQQTLNLLTKGELTEDEVLLVCDKALEEADLDGDSKLSFSDFQNMISKAPDFLSNFHIRI from the exons ATGGGCAACAAGCAGACAACCTTCACCGACGAGCAACTGGAGGCGTTTCAG gacTGCACCTTCTTCACCCGGAAGGAGATCCTGAG GCTCCACGGGCGGTACCGTGAGCTGGCTCCTCATCTGGTTCCTCTGGACTACACCAACAACCCGGACATCAGAGTTCCTCTGGCGCTGATCGTCACCATGCCGGAGCTGAAG gaGAACCCGTTCAGGGACCGGATAGTGCAGACGTTCTCTGAGGACGGACAGGGGAACCTCAGCTTCAACGACTTTGTCgacatgttttctgctctttgtGAAACTTCACCCAGAGATCTAAAGACCATCTACGCCTTCAAGATCTACG ACTTTAACAGGGATAACTTCATCTGTAAGGACGACCTGCAGCAGACCCTGAACCTGCTGACCAAAGGAGAGCTGACGGAGGACGAGGTTCTGCTGGTGTGTGATAAAGCTCTGGAGGAGGCCGACCTGGACGGAGACTCCAAATTGTCCTTCTCTGACTTCCAGAACATGATCTCCAAAGCTCCAGACT